GCCCGATCTCTATCATAGCCATAAGTTGAATTATTTAAAGGTTATAACTTATGTCCGATTACACACATCCCGAACTAGTAACTACTGATTGGTTAGCCCATCATTTGGAAGACCCTCGCGTTCGCATTATTGAAATGGACTTAAATCCAGAAGCTTACCAACGAGGTCATCTTCCTGGGTCTGTCTTTTGGGATGGTACTGCACCAATGAAACCTAATTTTCAAATTGATTTTGAGCCAACCGCCATAGAACAATTAATGGCAAAATCTGGAGTCGATAACCATACTACTGTAGTTGCGGTTCATGGTAATTTTACTGCTACTTCTGGTTTTATATTTTGGCTGCTGAAAGTTATCGGTCATGCTGATGTACGTATTTTAGATGGCGGTCGTCAAAAATGGATTGAAGACGGTTATCCTCTGACGACCGAAAAAACGGTTATTGAGCCTACTAACTATCAAGTTAAGTCTTTCGACAATAATTTGCGCGTTCTCCTACCGCAAGTCGAAGAGTCCTTGCATGACAGCAATACTGTTATTTTAGATGTCCGCACTCCTCAAGAATATAGTGGCGAAGTATATATGATGAATCCACCTACAGCCGACGAACGTGGAGGTCATATTCCAGGAGCAATTAGTCTTTATTACGAACTGGCTCATAATAAAGATGGAACGTTTAAATCTGTCGAGCAATTAAGAGAGATTTATTCTTCTAAAGGCATAACTCCCGATAAATTAATCATTCCCTATTGTGCCGTGGGCGCACGTTCGGCACACACTTGGTTTATTTTGAAATATCTACTAGGTTATCCCAAGGTCAAAAACTATGATGGTTCTTGGAATGAATGGAGTAGGACACCCGACTTACCTGTAGAAAAGTAATTGCTCGTACACAACTAAACAATGTTGAAAATACAACACCCAATCTATTAGGACTTTGGTTCTAGTAAATTTGGGAATAACGACTCAAGCGAATAATTTTAGGCAGCATATACGATTTAGAAAAATCTAAGGTTGTAGAAACTATGTGCTTAGTTACAGTTTTATATCAACAAAGTTATCTGCTAATAATAACTAACTGGATGAAATTAGCTATTTCTACTCAAGAGGCAATCATAGAAGAAGCTGAATACTATGGTATTTACGATCCTAGCATTATTAACGTAGGGCTAAGTATGATGTGCTTTAAACTAATAGAATATTGGGGAGAAATATTTTTAAAGTCGGCATTTTTAAAGCTAAGTAACAAATTAACCGATTGTTTTTTGAGGCGATCGATTCCGAGAGGTTCTAAATAATACGTCATTTTGTGGCAAATTGCTATATACCCTTGTATTATTTCTCTTTTAAAGAAATTCGCCCCCAGGTCGCATATGCGAACTTGTATCAGGCGCGGACTCCCGCCATAATTAATTCAATTGCCTGTTGAGTGTGTAATTCCAACATCTGCTTGCCCAACATTTGTTTACCAGGGTAAATATGACTTAGACCTTCCCTACTCAAAAAATAGAACACACAAATACCAATAATATCGTTAGCGATCATCTTGGGTT
This window of the Myxosarcina sp. GI1 genome carries:
- a CDS encoding sulfurtransferase; its protein translation is MSDYTHPELVTTDWLAHHLEDPRVRIIEMDLNPEAYQRGHLPGSVFWDGTAPMKPNFQIDFEPTAIEQLMAKSGVDNHTTVVAVHGNFTATSGFIFWLLKVIGHADVRILDGGRQKWIEDGYPLTTEKTVIEPTNYQVKSFDNNLRVLLPQVEESLHDSNTVILDVRTPQEYSGEVYMMNPPTADERGGHIPGAISLYYELAHNKDGTFKSVEQLREIYSSKGITPDKLIIPYCAVGARSAHTWFILKYLLGYPKVKNYDGSWNEWSRTPDLPVEK